One genomic window of Luteitalea pratensis includes the following:
- a CDS encoding BlaI/MecI/CopY family transcriptional regulator: protein MPNVTSIDLTRRESQIMDILYRRRRATVEEVRADLPDAPGPSSVRKLLEIMIERGLLAREYDGPRFVYFPAVRQEDASKSALRRLVRTFFDDSPGAAAAALLDMTRTPLSADEYRRLRTLLDRARSEGEE from the coding sequence ATGCCCAACGTCACGTCGATCGACCTGACCCGCCGCGAGAGCCAGATCATGGACATCCTGTACCGCCGCCGCCGCGCGACGGTGGAGGAGGTCCGCGCCGACCTGCCCGACGCGCCCGGTCCATCCAGCGTCCGCAAGCTGCTCGAGATCATGATCGAGCGCGGCCTGCTCGCCCGCGAGTACGACGGTCCGCGCTTCGTCTATTTCCCGGCAGTGCGGCAGGAGGACGCCAGCAAGTCCGCGCTGCGCCGCCTCGTGCGGACGTTCTTCGACGATTCGCCCGGCGCCGCCGCCGCGGCCCTCCTCGACATGACCAGGACACCGCTATCGGCCGACGAGTACCGCCGGCTGCGCACGCTGCTCGACCGCGCCCGTTCCGAGGGAGAAGAGTGA
- a CDS encoding family 78 glycoside hydrolase catalytic domain codes for MIVAILLGSAVRVAAEVTLQSPQVEYRPTPLGIDVAQPRFSWQMTATAGERAVSQVAYRLEVRDPAGATAWDSGRVQDARSLGITYAGAALRASTRYTWTATAWTGDGRSLQTTSWFETGLMDPSPTSPAWGGAQWIGGGDTDLVLYAPYLAIFELSYAVTIPVGSSRAGFVYGANDSRLMDANKNIYRIANPKDGSYIRLVLDVAAIDAAADGTAKLHVVRAGYSPNDSASTPFHTFVIPADVINAGNAHAEHVVSLRSAFGLITVTVDGKASLTNARPTAPPAAGGFGPRAPANAVNVNPVGQGGDYLAFGLLGDIGFAMDAGQTARFRDVTVRHMRSPGNVLFKEDLARTPYAGIYSSAAKAGGTFKIDAGQFVVSGGTKGTFVVRDPSRNAAPMLRTTFTAGKQVAAARLHVTARGIYELFVNGTRVGDDHFNPGLTQYNVTHLYQTYDVTPLVRQGRNAIGAMLSEGWWSGLLSFGTIWNHFGDRQSLLAKLDVTYADGSSETIVSNDQWRYFGDGPVRYGSLDMGEVYDASREPLVEGWSTAAYDDRRWTRAVVVPLEGTAFVGDDVSFGGRPVTPIRYDKLSLVGQIGDTAGVYQTLPARSVKEVRPGVFVYDLGQNIVGVPRIRLAHGVAGRRITLRYAEMLYPDLPASGGNVGMIMTENYRAAMSTDVYTSRAGAQVIQPRFTSHGFQYIEITGIDRGLPLDAVEGVAISSVRSLTADYRTSSAKVNRLWSNLVWSNVDNFLSIPTDCPQRNERMGWSGDINVFSRTATYVSNADQFLTRHMHAMRDVQAPNGRFTDIAPIGGGFGGVLWGSAGIVVPWEVYQQYGDTTLLERHYPAMKAYADYLESTINPETGLSSDSALGDWLGPQNNILGAPFLATAYHAYDLRIVAEVADLLNKTDDAKRYRELYEKRRAFFNATFLDAERRTLATGRGGFGAPAPAGPPQFRLADTQTSYAVGLGMGLFDDDALPVLRRRLAEAVTRENVDDEKQRRPPHALMTGFIGTAWISAALSNAGHSDLAYGLLLNASYPSWLYAVDQGATTIWERLNGYTVENGFGGNNSMNSFNHYSFGAVGQWMIAHSLGIQRETPGFKTFLLKPEPDPTGAVTSAEGHYDSMYGRIESGWRVNGATVTYRIVVPANTTATLYLPTSVAASVTEGGKAAAGATGVTVRTATPAHAVYALASGTYEFTAAR; via the coding sequence ATGATCGTCGCCATCCTGCTCGGCTCGGCGGTTCGCGTCGCCGCGGAGGTCACGCTGCAGTCGCCGCAGGTGGAATACCGGCCGACGCCACTCGGCATCGACGTCGCGCAGCCGCGCTTCAGCTGGCAGATGACCGCGACTGCGGGAGAACGCGCGGTATCGCAGGTCGCCTATCGTCTCGAAGTCCGCGATCCCGCAGGCGCGACGGCGTGGGACAGCGGACGCGTTCAGGACGCTCGCTCACTCGGCATCACGTACGCAGGCGCAGCGCTGCGAGCGTCGACGCGATACACATGGACCGCCACCGCGTGGACCGGCGATGGCCGCAGCCTGCAGACGACGTCATGGTTCGAGACCGGGCTGATGGACCCCTCCCCCACATCTCCCGCGTGGGGCGGAGCCCAATGGATCGGCGGCGGTGACACCGACCTCGTGCTGTACGCGCCGTACCTGGCCATCTTCGAACTGTCCTACGCGGTCACGATCCCGGTCGGAAGCAGCCGGGCAGGCTTCGTGTACGGAGCCAACGACTCGCGGCTGATGGACGCCAACAAGAACATCTACCGCATCGCGAACCCGAAAGACGGCAGCTACATCCGTCTCGTGCTCGACGTCGCCGCCATCGACGCGGCCGCCGATGGGACCGCGAAACTGCACGTCGTTCGCGCCGGCTACAGTCCCAACGACTCCGCGTCCACGCCCTTCCACACATTCGTGATCCCCGCCGATGTCATCAACGCCGGCAACGCGCACGCCGAGCACGTCGTTTCGTTGCGCAGCGCGTTCGGGCTGATCACGGTGACCGTGGACGGCAAGGCCTCGCTCACGAACGCACGCCCGACGGCCCCACCGGCGGCGGGAGGCTTCGGGCCACGCGCGCCGGCCAACGCCGTCAACGTCAACCCGGTGGGCCAAGGCGGCGACTACCTCGCGTTCGGCCTGCTCGGCGACATCGGCTTTGCGATGGACGCCGGGCAGACGGCACGATTTCGTGACGTCACGGTGCGCCACATGCGCTCGCCTGGCAACGTCCTCTTCAAGGAGGACCTCGCGCGCACACCGTACGCGGGCATCTACTCCAGCGCCGCGAAGGCTGGCGGCACATTCAAGATCGACGCGGGCCAGTTCGTCGTCAGCGGCGGCACGAAGGGCACGTTCGTCGTGCGCGACCCGAGCCGCAACGCCGCGCCGATGCTGCGGACGACATTCACGGCAGGCAAGCAGGTGGCCGCGGCTCGCCTCCATGTCACGGCGCGGGGCATCTACGAGCTCTTCGTCAACGGCACGCGCGTCGGCGACGACCACTTCAATCCCGGGTTGACGCAATACAACGTCACCCACCTGTACCAGACCTACGACGTCACGCCCCTCGTGCGCCAGGGCCGCAATGCGATTGGCGCGATGCTCTCCGAGGGCTGGTGGAGCGGGCTCCTCAGCTTCGGCACGATCTGGAATCACTTCGGCGACCGCCAGTCGCTGCTGGCGAAGCTCGACGTGACGTATGCCGACGGTTCGTCGGAGACGATCGTCAGCAACGACCAATGGCGGTATTTCGGGGACGGGCCGGTCCGGTACGGCAGCCTCGACATGGGCGAGGTGTACGACGCGTCGCGGGAGCCACTCGTCGAAGGGTGGAGCACCGCGGCGTACGACGATCGGCGCTGGACACGCGCCGTGGTCGTTCCGCTGGAAGGCACGGCCTTCGTCGGCGACGACGTGAGCTTCGGGGGCCGGCCGGTCACACCGATTCGCTACGACAAGCTGTCACTCGTCGGCCAGATTGGCGACACGGCCGGCGTGTACCAGACACTCCCCGCCCGCAGCGTGAAGGAAGTGCGGCCCGGCGTCTTCGTCTATGACCTCGGCCAGAACATCGTCGGCGTGCCGCGCATCCGCCTGGCCCATGGCGTGGCCGGGCGCCGGATCACGTTGCGCTACGCCGAGATGCTGTATCCAGACCTGCCCGCGTCGGGCGGCAACGTCGGCATGATCATGACCGAGAACTACCGCGCCGCCATGAGCACCGACGTCTATACGAGCCGGGCTGGCGCGCAGGTGATCCAGCCGCGGTTCACGTCACACGGGTTCCAGTACATCGAAATCACAGGCATCGATCGCGGCCTGCCGCTCGACGCCGTGGAGGGCGTGGCCATCAGTTCGGTGCGCTCGCTGACGGCCGACTACCGCACGTCCAGTGCGAAGGTGAATCGACTGTGGTCCAACCTGGTGTGGTCCAACGTCGACAACTTCCTCTCGATTCCGACCGATTGCCCGCAACGCAACGAGCGCATGGGCTGGTCGGGGGACATCAACGTGTTCTCCCGCACCGCGACGTACGTCTCCAACGCCGACCAGTTCCTGACCCGCCACATGCACGCGATGCGCGACGTGCAGGCGCCGAACGGACGTTTCACCGACATCGCGCCGATTGGCGGCGGCTTCGGCGGTGTCCTCTGGGGCAGCGCCGGCATCGTCGTGCCGTGGGAGGTGTACCAGCAATACGGAGACACTACGCTTCTCGAACGGCACTACCCGGCGATGAAGGCGTACGCCGACTACCTCGAGTCGACCATCAATCCGGAGACGGGGTTGTCCTCGGACTCCGCCCTCGGGGACTGGCTCGGGCCGCAGAACAACATCCTCGGCGCGCCCTTCCTCGCCACGGCGTACCACGCCTACGACCTCCGCATCGTCGCGGAAGTCGCGGACCTGCTCAACAAGACCGACGACGCGAAGCGATATCGGGAGTTGTACGAGAAGCGTCGCGCGTTCTTCAACGCGACGTTCCTGGATGCCGAGCGGCGTACGCTCGCGACTGGCCGGGGCGGCTTCGGCGCGCCGGCGCCGGCCGGTCCGCCGCAGTTCCGCCTCGCCGACACGCAGACGTCCTACGCGGTCGGTCTCGGCATGGGGCTCTTCGACGACGATGCGTTGCCGGTGTTGCGGCGTCGGCTTGCCGAGGCGGTGACGCGCGAGAATGTGGACGACGAGAAGCAGCGCAGGCCACCCCATGCGCTCATGACCGGCTTCATCGGCACCGCATGGATCAGCGCCGCCCTCTCCAACGCCGGCCACAGTGACCTGGCGTACGGGTTGCTCCTCAACGCGTCGTATCCGTCATGGCTCTACGCGGTGGACCAGGGCGCCACGACGATCTGGGAGCGGCTCAACGGTTACACCGTGGAGAACGGGTTCGGCGGCAACAACAGCATGAACTCGTTCAACCACTACTCGTTTGGTGCGGTCGGCCAATGGATGATCGCGCACTCGCTGGGCATCCAGCGTGAGACGCCAGGATTCAAGACGTTCCTCCTCAAGCCGGAACCCGATCCGACGGGCGCGGTGACGTCGGCCGAAGGCCACTACGACTCGATGTACGGACGCATCGAGAGCGGATGGCGCGTCAACGGCGCGACGGTGACCTATCGCATCGTCGTCCCCGCCAACACGACGGCCACGCTGTACCTGCCGACCTCGGTCGCGGCCAGCGTCACCGAAGGCGGCAAGGCGGCTGCCGGCGCGACAGGCGTCACGGTTCGGACCGCGACACCGGCACATGCCGTCTACGCCCTGGCCTCGGGCACCTACGAGTTCACGGCCGCGCGGTAA
- a CDS encoding Gfo/Idh/MocA family protein has translation MKKTTIWTGVRHVTRREFVGRALATGVALSQAPAFLRGQNLNSKLNIAVIGAGGRGRASLNELTLNPAEPPKRSDGSGPLDKHPDENIVTLCDIDRESLDSAGVRYPQAKKFNDLRKVFDDPKPYDAVVVATAEHTHVFATYLALIHGKHVYCEKPLAYNIWETRLVRETSRRYPKLSTQMGNQGHASPMRRKIKEILDTGVIGKVNEVHVWADRAWGLQDAASAEKFDKPHGFYNGIQIVDRFTEVMPTPAHIDFDLWLGPAPERPFHATYFPGPRWYRWWDFGNGTMSDLGSHDNDVPYTVLDLWREDPKAGRYLAPLTVQAESPNVPKPHKELAPATLQATYEYAAVGNQPALKLVWHQGDSRPPGWTEAWGKRSCVFMGEKGMLLGNGKLLPEDRFVDFKEPAESLPRSPGHWVEWVNYAKGNGPVPGSNFQYGAWTTEANHLGNVAYRTGKKIEWDWQQMRAKNAPEAAPYVKRPVYRKGWDDILKTT, from the coding sequence GTGAAGAAAACGACGATCTGGACTGGCGTGCGCCATGTCACGCGCCGGGAGTTTGTCGGCCGTGCCCTCGCCACCGGCGTGGCCTTGTCGCAAGCGCCCGCCTTCCTGCGGGGACAGAACCTCAACAGCAAGCTCAACATCGCGGTCATCGGCGCGGGGGGGCGCGGTCGCGCGAGCCTCAACGAGCTCACGCTCAACCCTGCGGAGCCACCAAAGCGGAGTGACGGCAGCGGGCCGCTCGACAAGCATCCCGACGAGAACATTGTCACGCTCTGCGACATCGACCGGGAGTCACTGGATTCGGCGGGCGTCCGGTACCCGCAGGCGAAGAAGTTCAACGACCTGCGCAAGGTGTTCGACGATCCCAAGCCCTATGACGCCGTGGTGGTGGCGACCGCCGAGCACACGCACGTGTTCGCGACGTATCTCGCGCTGATTCACGGCAAGCACGTGTATTGCGAGAAGCCGCTCGCCTACAACATCTGGGAGACACGGCTCGTCCGCGAGACGTCACGCCGGTACCCGAAGCTCTCGACGCAGATGGGCAACCAGGGCCATGCCTCGCCGATGCGCCGGAAGATCAAGGAGATTCTCGATACGGGTGTCATCGGCAAGGTGAACGAGGTGCACGTGTGGGCCGACCGCGCCTGGGGCCTGCAGGACGCCGCGTCGGCCGAGAAGTTCGACAAGCCGCACGGCTTCTACAACGGCATCCAGATCGTCGATCGCTTCACCGAAGTGATGCCGACGCCCGCGCACATCGACTTCGACTTGTGGCTTGGGCCGGCCCCGGAGCGCCCCTTCCATGCCACGTATTTCCCCGGGCCGCGCTGGTACCGGTGGTGGGATTTCGGCAATGGCACGATGAGCGACCTCGGCAGCCACGACAACGACGTGCCGTACACGGTGCTGGACCTGTGGCGCGAAGACCCGAAGGCCGGGCGGTACCTTGCACCGCTCACGGTGCAGGCCGAGTCGCCGAACGTGCCGAAGCCGCACAAGGAACTCGCGCCGGCGACGCTGCAGGCAACCTACGAGTACGCCGCCGTCGGCAATCAGCCGGCACTGAAACTGGTGTGGCACCAGGGCGACAGCAGGCCGCCCGGGTGGACGGAGGCATGGGGCAAGCGGTCCTGCGTGTTCATGGGCGAGAAGGGCATGTTGCTGGGGAACGGCAAGCTGCTGCCAGAGGACCGGTTCGTCGACTTCAAGGAACCTGCCGAGAGCCTGCCGCGATCGCCGGGGCACTGGGTGGAGTGGGTCAACTACGCCAAGGGCAACGGGCCGGTGCCCGGCTCCAACTTCCAGTACGGCGCCTGGACGACCGAGGCCAACCACCTTGGCAACGTCGCCTATCGCACCGGCAAGAAGATCGAGTGGGACTGGCAGCAGATGCGGGCGAAGAACGCGCCCGAGGCGGCTCCGTACGTCAAGCGTCCGGTCTATCGCAAGGGCTGGGACGACATTCTGAAGACCACGTAG
- a CDS encoding M56 family metallopeptidase, whose amino-acid sequence MTATTADPLVLALAGLLVKATLVIGLAVAVRLATARWLSASGRHLVMALAVVMLLALPVLALLLPAWAPPAPAVPSTATVATTGTEPLDDSTPTSWSAMSAGTVTKADVDHAAARVEETPLTRVPWGVVLLLVQVSGTFLMLVHLGLQRWRVHQLGRAATVVTDPAWLALLDDGARAIGVHRTVRLLRSRRGTMPMTFGTMRPAILLPATADTWDDERRRAVLVHELAHVARLDCLAQWAACAMRAVYWMHPAAWWLVSRLRLDREFACDDLVLAAGAPPVEYARHLLDIAYTFGGGRAPALAVRMARRSQLEGRLRALLDDTRTRREPSRPARVATTIGAFAVLLPLASVTAPVPRTIDERTGDEIVSSDVSGEASPSHVVTAQERAVQRTWTASSTATATVTRQHASPIAMASAQAAAPATAAAQAAGTSETGCTWEVGRGTGDLMQLSMRHGRSQNGRSVPITALEGLTSAQLASGGPIRFVLRRDAGSFGFEGTARDGVAAGVCSFTPSPTFGAELAKRGISGLTPDDQVQLARHDIGLAFVDELRTQKYATPSVADLVKAGQHGVHVEYLRGMGALGYSTGTLEPLVKLRDHGVTPDYAKALAWFGYSSLPIEQLQRARDHGVTPDYLQGLRDGGFGSLTLDQAINARDHGITPTYVKEMKALGISGSVADLVNARDHGITPDFVQGMRDSGFSGLSLEELINTRDHGVTPDYVRKLVDLGYKNLTLEQLRRLKDHGVSPDYVSQVQAAGYKSLTVDDLVTLRDHAVTAERIRQANARAGSPLTVAQLRDAASNGWR is encoded by the coding sequence ATGACCGCCACGACTGCCGATCCGCTCGTCCTGGCCCTCGCCGGCCTGCTCGTGAAGGCCACGCTCGTCATCGGGTTGGCCGTGGCCGTCCGCCTTGCCACGGCACGCTGGCTGTCAGCGTCCGGACGTCACCTCGTCATGGCGCTCGCGGTGGTGATGTTGCTCGCGTTGCCGGTGCTGGCGCTGTTGCTGCCGGCGTGGGCACCACCGGCTCCGGCCGTGCCCTCGACCGCCACCGTCGCCACCACCGGCACTGAGCCGCTCGACGACTCGACACCGACGTCGTGGTCGGCCATGTCCGCCGGGACCGTGACGAAGGCGGACGTGGACCATGCCGCGGCGCGAGTGGAGGAGACCCCGCTCACGCGTGTGCCGTGGGGCGTGGTGCTGCTGCTCGTGCAAGTGTCGGGCACCTTCCTGATGCTGGTGCACCTGGGCCTGCAGCGCTGGCGGGTTCACCAGCTCGGACGCGCGGCGACTGTCGTCACCGACCCGGCATGGCTCGCGTTGCTCGACGATGGCGCGAGGGCGATCGGCGTCCACCGCACGGTGCGCCTGCTGCGCAGCCGTCGCGGCACCATGCCGATGACGTTCGGCACCATGCGGCCCGCCATCCTGCTCCCGGCGACGGCCGACACATGGGACGACGAGAGACGCCGCGCCGTGCTGGTGCACGAACTGGCACACGTGGCGCGCCTCGACTGTCTCGCCCAGTGGGCGGCGTGCGCGATGAGGGCCGTCTACTGGATGCATCCGGCGGCCTGGTGGCTGGTGTCGCGCCTGCGCCTCGATCGCGAGTTCGCCTGTGACGACCTCGTACTTGCCGCGGGCGCGCCACCGGTCGAGTACGCACGGCACCTGCTCGACATCGCTTACACGTTCGGCGGTGGCCGTGCGCCGGCGCTGGCGGTCCGGATGGCTCGCCGTTCGCAGCTCGAAGGACGGCTCAGGGCGCTTCTCGACGACACCCGTACGCGGCGCGAGCCGTCGCGGCCTGCGCGGGTGGCAACCACGATCGGGGCCTTCGCGGTACTGCTGCCGCTCGCGAGCGTCACAGCCCCTGTGCCGCGAACGATTGACGAGCGCACCGGCGATGAGATCGTGTCGAGCGACGTGTCCGGCGAGGCGTCACCTTCGCATGTGGTGACGGCCCAGGAGCGCGCCGTCCAGCGCACGTGGACGGCATCGTCGACGGCCACCGCGACCGTGACGCGTCAGCACGCGTCGCCCATCGCCATGGCGTCCGCGCAGGCGGCGGCGCCGGCCACAGCGGCGGCCCAGGCTGCCGGCACGAGCGAGACCGGGTGCACCTGGGAGGTGGGCCGCGGTACTGGCGACCTGATGCAACTGTCGATGCGCCATGGGCGGTCGCAGAACGGACGCAGCGTGCCGATCACGGCGCTCGAGGGGCTCACGTCCGCCCAGTTGGCCTCGGGCGGGCCGATCCGCTTCGTGTTGCGTCGCGACGCGGGCTCGTTTGGCTTCGAGGGGACGGCGCGTGACGGCGTCGCCGCCGGCGTGTGCAGCTTCACGCCGTCGCCGACGTTCGGGGCCGAGCTCGCGAAGCGTGGCATCAGCGGCCTGACGCCAGACGATCAGGTGCAGCTGGCGCGCCACGACATCGGCCTCGCGTTCGTCGACGAACTCCGCACCCAGAAGTACGCCACGCCCTCGGTTGCCGATCTCGTGAAGGCCGGTCAGCACGGCGTGCATGTCGAGTACCTGCGCGGCATGGGCGCGCTCGGGTATTCGACGGGGACGCTCGAGCCGCTGGTCAAGCTCCGCGACCACGGCGTCACGCCGGACTACGCCAAGGCCCTCGCCTGGTTCGGGTACAGTTCGTTGCCGATCGAGCAGCTGCAGCGTGCCCGCGATCACGGCGTCACGCCCGACTACCTGCAGGGCCTCCGCGACGGCGGCTTTGGCAGCTTGACGCTGGACCAGGCGATCAACGCGCGCGACCATGGGATCACTCCGACCTACGTCAAGGAGATGAAGGCGCTCGGCATCAGCGGCTCCGTCGCCGATCTGGTCAATGCCCGCGATCATGGCATCACGCCCGACTTCGTGCAGGGCATGCGCGACAGCGGCTTCAGCGGCTTGTCGCTCGAGGAGTTGATCAACACGCGCGATCACGGCGTCACGCCCGACTACGTCCGCAAGCTCGTCGACCTCGGGTACAAGAACCTGACCCTCGAGCAACTCCGTCGGCTCAAGGACCACGGCGTGTCGCCGGACTACGTGAGCCAGGTGCAGGCGGCCGGGTACAAGTCCCTGACGGTCGACGATCTCGTGACGCTGCGGGATCACGCAGTTACCGCCGAACGCATCCGCCAGGCCAACGCCCGCGCGGGCTCGCCGCTGACGGTGGCCCAGCTGCGCGACGCCGCGTCGAACGGCTGGCGCTGA